A single window of Sparus aurata chromosome 12, fSpaAur1.1, whole genome shotgun sequence DNA harbors:
- the znf618 gene encoding zinc finger protein 618 isoform X4: MSAQEAPNPGKEQADGGNAATDGPSPSAAPKSKSSTPPPVTIKKEPGTSETSNGKVGDANPAEICVVIGGNEGGATGAGSRRSQSEGMFALGTPPPTKSTDSCIGSYVCGVCGKKYKYYNCFQTHVRAHRESESMVGDGLPPTPNSSFRYSCDICGKKYKYYSCFQEHRDLHAVDDPYEQVVLPVDGLKEEEPVEPYQKIGPREKALAHLRRDRGFNRRQRVSLQTQLAVFAETGSYVCEFCGKQYKYFNPYQEHVALHTPMASFDLKASRVQECGSMDMTKYGHSTTGKIKNSPFRRKLESAIQSSLVDTNSSQNSSGTASPLVATSFSTTQKPYTCGACGIQFQFYNNLLEHMQSHAADNENHTKGDSPKTSSASGPQEQLWRGSQAQAQAQAQVQVQAQAQAQAQAQALSSVKLQIQPQNISQRNHTLSQSNGLPEKERQQVAERLLRVMCSDLSMLNVLNSKDFLKLAQTLVDTGARHGAYSTRDAFGNMSALAMRQLPRMYNQVKVKVTCALGSNASLGIAVTCHSQTAGPDACYVLTAYQVEGSRLKRYVLGVREVELREGPEQIHHWVQNVLSEFVMSDIRTVYVSEPRVWAAGFSGSPLGGGGGRGRICLRCAGCSLGAVVQAVLGKRSLQARGLHELAELLSTCREIASSSTLALREDQCTNTSASTTEEGTQGSAAQCPTPPCWDRMAESLLQVHAHFEQICEAYGRSKSTAPVLQGLNKHLLGTLACLLAPLRLAALELSSQRRPTLQQVLPVYLRLEKFFTSKAGEAGTGTASKLCHYFLEALKENFKVERAHQVAMVLDPQLKLRSVPAYQHEDIISRACEMAADSRDGGMTGGGVSGGDDRDTDGPPTPKISRIEGGGNNGGTSRGTSSVSGNDDSQSQVRQEIFQYLAEPLLQGTPDLFQYWSSAVSDKFPKLARLALWLLAVPAVGIRSECVTVCEQSLAMKRKQQVTAEEMNKLIFLRANMG; this comes from the exons ATGAGTGCACAAGAGGCACCCAATCCTGGGAAGGAGCAGGCGGACGGTGGGAATGCAGCCACAGATGGCCCCTCACCATCCGCAGCCCCAAAATCAAAGAGTTCCACTCCACCACCTGTCACAATAAAGAAAGAGCCAGGGACCTCGGAGACAAGTAATGGGAAAGTGGGTGATGCCAACCCTGctgagatctgtgttgtcattggAGGAAATGAAGGAGGAGCAACCGGTGCCGGATCCCGTAGATCTCAGTCCGAGGGTATGTTTGCCCTTGGTACTCCTCCTCCAACGAAGAGCACAGACTCATGCATAG GTTCCTATGTATGTGGTGTATGTGGGAAGAAGTACAAGTACTATAACTGCTTTCAGACGCACGTCAGGGCACACAGAG AATCAGAGAGCATGGTTGGAGACGGTCTACCCCCGACACCTAACA GTAGCTTCCGTTACTCCTGTGACATCTGTGGCAAGAAGTATAAATACTACAGCTGCTTCCAGGAGCACCGTGACCTGCATGCAGTTGATG ATCCGTATGAACAGGTAGTGTTACCTGTGGATGGCCTTAAAGAGGAGGAGCCAGTTGAACCCTACCAGAAAATTGGACCAA GGGAAAAAGCACTCGCCCACCTCCGCAGAGACCGCGGGTTCAACCGACGGCAGCGGGTGTCCCTTCAAACACAATTGGCAGTGTTCGCAG AAACTGGGAGCTATGTTTGCGAGTTCTGTGGGAAGCAGTACAAGTATTTCAACCCCTACCAGGAGCATGTAGCTCTTCACACACCAATGG CCTCCTTTGATTTGAAGGCATCCCGGGTACAGGAATGTGGTAGCATGGATATGACCAAATATGGCCATAGCACAACCGGTAAGATAAAAA ACAGTCCATTCAGGCGGAAACTGGAAAGTGCAATTCAGTCTAGTCTGGTTGACACAAACAGCTCGCAAAATTCAAGCG GAACTGCGAGCCCTCTGGTGGCCACCTCATTCTCTACAACCCAGA AACCCTACACTTGTGGTGCCTGTGGCATCCAGTTCCAGTTCTACAACAACCTGCTGGAGCACATGCAGTCCCACGCTG CGGACAACGAGAACCACACCAAAGGGGACTCTCCCAAAACCTCCTCAGCCTCCGGTCCTCAAGAGCAGCTTTGGAGAGGTTCTCAGGCTCAGGCTCAAGCTCAGgcccaggtccaggtccaggcccaggcccaggcccaggcccaggcccaggctctTTCCTCAGTTAAACTACAAATCCAGCCTCAAAATATCTCCCAGAGAAACCACACTCTCAGCC AGAGTAACGGACTACCTGAGAAGGAGCGACAGCAGGTGGCTGAGCGCCTCTTACGGGTTATGTGTTCAGATCTGAGCATGCTAAATGTGCTGAACAGCAAGGACTTCCTGAAGTTGGCACAGACCCTAGTGGATACCGGTGCTCGTCACGGTGCCTACTCCACCCGCGATGCTTTTGGCAACATGAGTGCCTTGGCAATGCGCCAGCTGCCCCGCATGTACAaccaagtcaaagtcaaagtcacgTGCGCGCTGGGCTCCAATGCTTCACTTGGCATCGCTGTCACCTGCCACTCCCAGACAGCAGGCCCAGATGCTTGCTATGTTCTAACAGCCTACCAGGTGGAGGGCTCAAGACTGAAGCGCTACGTGCTTGGTGTGAGGGAGGTGGAGCTGAGGGAAGGGCCTGAGCAGATTCACCACTGGGTGCAGAATGTGCTGTCTGAGTTTGTGATGTCAGACATCCGCACCGTGTATGTCTCGGAGCCCAGAGTTTGGGCAGCAGGATTTTCAGGATCGCCACTCGGTGGTGGTGGCGGCCGGGGCAGGATATGCTTGCGATGCGCAGGGTGCTCACTCGGTGCAGTTGTCCAGGCAGTTCTTGGGAAGCGCAGCCTCCAAGCTCGAGGTCTTCACGAGTTGGCCGAGCTTCTCTCAACGTGCAGGGAAATAGCATCCTCCTCCACGCTGGCACTTCGTGAGGACCAGTGCACCAACACGTCCGCAAGCACAACCGAAGAAGGTACACAGGGCAGCGCTGCACAATGCCCCACCCCTCCATGCTGGGATCGTATGGCTGAATCTCTTCTGCAGGTCCATGCCCACTTTGAACAGATTTGTGAGGCGTATGGACGCAGCAAGTCCACGGCTCCTGTCCTTCAGGGCCTCAACAAGCATCTGCTGGGGACGCTGGCTTGTCTGCTGGCACCTCTACGCCTGGCAGCGCTGGAGCTGAGCAGCCAGAGGAGACCAACCTTACAGCAGGTGCTGCCTGTCTACCTGCGCTTAGAGAAGTTCTTCACGTCCAAAGCTGGAGAGGCTGGAACTGGCACGGCTAGCAAACTCTGCCACTACTTCCTAGAAGCACTCAAGGAGAACTTCAAG GTTGAGCGAGCCCACCAGGTAGCCATGGTCCTGGACCCACAGCTCAAGCTGCGTTCAGTGCCAGCCTACCAGCATGAAGACATAATCTCTCGTGCATGCGAAATGGCCGCTGACTCCAGGGATGGAGGTATGACTGGTGGCGGAGTTTCAGGTGGCGACGACCGGGACACCGACGGCCCACCAACCCCTAAAATAAGCCGCATAGAGGGAGGGGGAAACAACGGCGGCACCTCAAGGGGGACCAGCTCGGTGTCAGGTAATGACGACAGTCAGAGCCAAGTCAGACAAGAGATTTTTCAATACTTGGCTGAGCCTCTTCTCCAAGGCACACCTGACCTCTTCCAGTACTGGAGCTCAGCAGTGAGCGATAAGTTTCCCAAGCTCGCTCGTCTGGCACTGTGGCTCCTCGCTGTGCCCGCTGTGGGCATACGCAGcgagtgtgtgactgtgtgcgaGCAGAGCCTGGCCATGAAGAGGAAGCAGCAGGTCACCGCTGAGGAGATGAACAAACTAATTTTCCTTCGCGCCAACATGGGCTAG